The proteins below come from a single Rhinoraja longicauda isolate Sanriku21f chromosome 5, sRhiLon1.1, whole genome shotgun sequence genomic window:
- the LOC144593669 gene encoding histone deacetylase 2-like has product MALATGAAAIAIATATSRKKVCYYYDGDIGNYYYGQGHPMKPHRIRMTHNLLLNYGLYRKMEIYRPHKATTEEMTKYHSDDYVKFLRSIRPDNMSEYSKQMQRFNVGEDCPVFDGMFEFCQLSTGGSVAAAVKLNRQQTDIAINWAGGLHHAKKSEASGFCYVNDIVLAILELLKYHQRVLYIDIDIHHGDGVEEAFYTTDRVMTVSFHKYGEYFPGTGDLRDIGAGKGKYYAVNFPLRDGIDDESYEQIFKPILTKVMEMYQPSAVVLQCGADSLSGDRLGCFNLTLKGHAKCVEFIKTFNLPLLMLGGGGYTIRNVARCWTYETAVALDTEIPNELPYNDYFEYFGPDFKLHISPSNMMNQNTLEYMEKIKLRLFENLRMLPHAPGVQMQAIPEDAVQEDSGEEEEEEDPDKRISIRASDKRIARDEEFSDSEDEGEGGRRNVAHHKKCTKRARIDEKKEPEERKYDTKEEDRPKDSSADIADVKGIKSEQTIK; this is encoded by the exons ATGGCGCTCGCTACAGGGGCCGCCGCCATCGCCATCGCCACCGCCACCAGCAGGAAGAAAGTGTGTTATTACTACGACG GTGACATCGGAAACTACTATTATGGTCAGGGGCACCCCATGAAACCACATCGAATCCGTATGACTCATAATCTGTTGCTGAATTATGGTTTATACCGAAAGATGGAAATTTAT CGACCACATAAGGCTACAACTGAAGAGATGACAAAGTACCATAGTGATGACTATGTCAAATTTCTGCGGTCAATACGACCAGATAACATGTCAGAGTACAGCAAACAGATGCAAAGAT TTAATGTTGGAGAAGATTGTCCTGTATTTGACGGAATGTTTGAATTTTGTCAGTTATCAACGGGAGGTTCAGTCG CTGCAGCAGTAAAACTCAACAGGCAACAGACTGACATTGCAATCAATTGGGCTGGAGGCCTTCATCATGCCAAGAAATCTGAGGCATCAGGTTTTTGTTATGTCAATGATATTGTTCTCGCCATCCTCGAATTACTGAA ATACCATCAGAGAGTTTTGTATATTGATATTGACATTCACCATGGAGATGGTGTGGAAGAGGCCTTTTATACAACGGACCGTGTAATGACCGTTTCATTTCATAAATATGGTGAATATTTCCCTGGCACAGGTGATCTTCGG GACATAGGGGCTGGGAAAGGTAAATATTATGCTGTCAACTTTCCATTGCGAGATGGAATTGATGATGAATCTTACGAACAAATATTTAAGCCA ATTTTGACCAAGGTTATGGAAATGTACCAGCCCAGTGCTGTTGTACTTCAGTGTGGGGCTGATTCATTGTCAGGAGACAGACTTGGATGTTTCAATCTCACACTAAAGG GTCATGCCAAATGTGTGGAGTTCATTAAGACTTTCAACTTGCCCCTCCTGATGCTCGGAGGTGGAGGATATACAATCCGCAATGTTGCTCGTTGCTGGACATATGAGACGGCTGTAGCGCTGGATACAGAAATTCCAAATG agctACCATACAATGACTATTTTGAATACTTTGGGCCAGACTTCAAACTGCACATCAGTCCTTCTAATATGATGAACCAGAACACACTGGAATATATGGAAAAAATAAA ATTGCGTTTGTTTGAAAACCTACGCATGCTGCCCCATGCTCCTGGTGTCCAGATGCAAGCAATCCCAGAAGATGCTGTTCAAGAAGATagtggagaagaggaggaggaggaggatcctGATAAACGGATTTCAA TTCGAGCATCTGATAAACGAATAGCTCGTGATGAGGAATTTTCGGACTCTGAAGATGAAGGAGAAGGAGGCAGAAGAAATGTTGCACACCATAAGAAATGTACCAAGCGAGCCAGAATTGATGAAAAGAAAGAGCCAGAAGAGAGAAAATATG ATACCAAAGAAGAAGACAGACCTAAAGATAGCAGTGCAGACATAGCAGATGTAAAGGG GATCAAGTCTGAACAAACCATCAAATAG